AAATGCAATCGAAGAAGTCGTCACAGTATTTTGAATGTTTATTCTTCAATCAATTACAGAAGCTCATAGTGCGCTGCTTCTCAGCTCGGAATACCATGGAGGAGATTCAGCATCGCGTTTTGAAAGTCGTTTGCGCTTACGATAAAGTGACTGCCGACAAGGTAAAATGTTCTCTTCAAGGATCCACTAActtggctttgttttgctcttttcttttttggggcACACGCAGGACAGCAGATGTCGCTGGCAAACGCAAGCGGTGCGCAGTTACTCGGCGAAGCCGCCACTGTCGCTGAAGCTGATCAACGAGCGTGTCTTGCTTGTGTTGAAGTTGTACGATAAGATCGACCCTAGCAAGGTAACAACCAAGCTCTTGGGCTAAGTTCGTTTGAGTTGAAAACCCGCAATTGCTTTTGCCAGAtgctgccaaaaaagaaacgaaCAAACCGCCCTTTTATATACCTATATTATCATATATGTGAAGTAATTTAATCAACTATTCTATCTCACACGCAGCTCAATGTGAACTCACATTTTATTAATGACCTGGGCTTGGATTCGCTGGACCACGTTGAAGTTATCATGGCCATGGAGGATGAGTTTGGCTTTGAGATTCCAGACTCTGATGCTGAGAAGCTGCTGAAACCTGCCGACATTATCAAATACGTCGCCGACAAGGAGGATGTGTATGAATAAATGTAGTGCATAACCATGAAAAGattacattaattttaaataattacgtcaaatttaatttgaacaacagaaagtttaaataaaaacgttacaacaatttatattcgATAAACTTACCTCGATTGCTTAAGCTACTTGCATGCTTAGCGATAACAATAACTGTGACAGCTGATAAAAACGAACAGACGCGGTTAAAAATGTCGGAATTACTTGATGAAGTGACAGCGGTCCTTGGtaattatgaataaaaataattgtatatattagtttatttgtttaatcaaCTGTAGAGGCAACACGCCAGACCCAAGATAAAGCGATGGTCAAGATACGCGACATATTGGATAAGTCAAATAGCACGCTGCTGCACATCGAgtcacaaaataatttaaacagtgcttatgcaaatgattcccaacagcaaacaaacgtATACAACTTGCATCCAGAATCTCAGCTGGCGCTGGTTAAGATATTTGATAATTTCCAACGAATTATGGGAAAATACGACAAATTGCAGATCTATAGTGCACACAACGATTGCCTGGTCTACAGACAACGTTTGGAGAACCTTGAGAGCAGCGCGCGTAAGCTGGAGGTTCTTTACGCTACAGTTACCCAGATGAAACTGGACATGGAAATGCACGAGCAGCAAAAACCAATCGACCAAGATGACAAAGAAAACACAGATCCAGAAGATTAACAATCGcttgcttgaattttattggATATTGAAACGTATATTAAATGCTATTGTAACAACTAATTTGCCTGAGCGTGTAGTTGAGCACATCGACTAATGTCTCAAGGCGTGCGAAAGCTGCATCCGAGTCTCTAGGATTCGCCAACTGACTAAGACTAAGCTTGTTGTCGTGCAAAAAATTGAGCTGCTCCATGTTGGCAGCGATGGCCAGTAGATTGGCCTGCTCGCTTTCGGTGAATGCATCTGGCGCATCGAGTTCGCAAGGCATTAACTTCTCTAGTTGTTGTACAAAGTTGTGTAGCTGAGATAGCATCGCCGCCAAAGCAGCCTGCGGCTTTTCCTGAGCTGAAACCTTACCCTTAAGTTGCCTCAAGTTCTCTTGGAATTTCCTAAAGTCCTTGTATACCTCGCTGGCAGTACGCTGCTCCACATGACGGCTGATGTTGTTGAGTGACACATTGGAGGTGCTGACGTGCGGCGATGCTTGATCCGTGGATTCGTTACCCTTGAGAATGCTGGAGTTTGTCCGCTGTAGCTCACGCTTTTTTGGCACGCGTTGCAGATTATTGGGGTAAGTATCCAGTTCTCTGAAGAGTTCGGCAAACTCGCCAACAGTGCCAAGTTCCCTGGTCGGTGTGATAGTCGACGctactttttgcatattttgctgcATATTGTCGAAAAAGTCAGCTGGCTTCATTACTGACTTTTTAATCAATAATTCTCTCATATCAACACCTTCATCGCCAAacgtttgcttaaattttacgGAAAATTCACCAAAGTTGAAATCAGCCGccattattgttttgtttgcttcaaaTAGCTTCGATATAAACATGACATAGCAACTATCGTTTATCGAGTTTCTGCTTATAGATTAgagttgttttatttaaagttaagcgCGACATTTTATTGTACAACTAGCCATATTCTGATTGTATTGTGAGCGAGAACTGGCCTCTGGGTATGGTGTTGGCGTGATACCAAATGCGGGTGTCTACCAGAACAGCGTCACCCGGCTCCACATAGAAGAAGAACGACTGACATTGGTGATCACATTCCGGCGCTGGCGATAAAAACCAACTTTTGTTGCCCTGCAACTGGGCCTGCCACATCAGTCGCGGTATATAGTCAAGCTGTAAAAAAAGAGCATTAGGTAGTCAAATGTATTAAATGGAATGAATCATAATTACATGCATAACAGCACCCTGCTCATAGCCCATGAGTATAAAGTCGGTGTTGGGCATCTCGGCGTCAACAGGCAGAAAGTGTGGACGAGGATACAGCTTGCGGAGCTCAGCTAGTACTGTTGGTTGGCACACGCTCCAACCGACAAACCACGGCGCACCCTCGCTCATATCAGCGCGTTTCGGGGACATTTTAAAGACGTCCCGGAGCGTCTTGAGATCTGAGCTAAAGTGCTGAAACTGACAGACAGCATCCAGTGAGCCAGGCACTCTATTATAAAGTTCCTTAATGTAGCTATAGTTGAGGCTGTGCTGCGCCGGCCAATGTGCAACGGCTTTTTTCACAATTATAGGCAGTGAGGAGTAGGCATACGAAGAAAATTGCTCACGGGTGAGATTGTTAAGAATTAATGGGGCCGAGACGCTCTTGCAGAATGCGCAGTCAATAATGGGACGTGTAGCCTCTAGCACTAGATTATTGTTGGGCAGAAAACAGCGCACGCCAAGTAGAAACGATATGGTTTCGTAGAAAACGGGAGTTGCCACCagaataaagaaaattatgccAAGTAGCCATAGTAAACTAAGTCGATTTGAATTAGTATCCATGTCGCGTGCTTTGCGGTAAGCCTCCTGCAGATCGGCCCTTGACACAAGACCCGTTCGCAATGCGTTCAGATGCAGTTCGTCCAGCTTGGCTACAAACTCATCTCCCAAACGATCGCGCACCGCCCGCATGTTATTGCCCAGCGAGCCCATGGGACTTCTGATGAACTGtgaagcaaataatttgtgtttACAGTTacttatattgtatatatttatttaagtttaccAAAAACATTGCAGcggttttgttttgctcaagTTATTCCAATCTAATACAACTGTCAGCTGTTGTGGCGGTAAAACGATTGCTCCCAGCTCGAGCAATATGTAACTTGCTAACGATTACTGCTCTCATACTGCGTACTTGCATCTCGCTCGCACCTGTTAATTGTgtgctgctgagctgctcaCGCGATTTTTATAAACGATTTATGTGAACAACACAACACTATCATATAAACTTAACACTTGCTCGGACGTAGTAACGtccagcaaaaataaaaaatacggGTTTTAATTTGGAATCCTGACCGTAGTACAAAGTTGTCGtgacaattaaattaagaatgcgtgtttaataaacattacGATTAGGTtatcattcattcattcatacaAACTTCAAAAGCTGCCTCAAAGTCCTCGCCCAAGCAGACTTTCACCTAAACGAATTGAAATAATTGTGcaataataaagtttaaataaaagatgTCTGGGCAGGAAAAGGTCATACGTGTTGGCTCACGCAAAAGCGAGGTATTTATAAACACgtatttgttatgcatttttgtactttcatttgaatttcaagcaCATGCTAGGTGCTGACGCGCTCACTTACCCCTCTCTTCACTTCtcacatacacgcatacatgcacatacacacacgacGCGATTTATGCAAGACTTTTAAGACTTGTTGCTcgcccagcaacaacaaacagtaaacactgctgctgctgttactgttactaTTGCTCTGCTTGTGagtttgtatgtgtttttttggTCAAATTATACAATCAAATGTCAGATTCGCATCTCACGCACAACACACTCGTGCATACAACATACAGCTGTATGTAAGCTGTTTCCATTCCATTTCATTAAGCTACCAGTGTGCTCTGTGCCCCTAACACCTTCCTCCTATAcgcatttttatgattttttttttcgttgagACACCTTTGCACATTTGACGTGCTTGGCACGGATTGGCTTGACTTGGTCTGGCTACATCAAGGCCAAGCCACAGATACTTGAATGTATGAACGTGCATATACACAAAACATTTTGGTTATTAATGTTtggcttattaaaaataaaaaaaatacatgttACATATATACGTaggtacatacatacatacttcaATTACAGCTTTGACATATTTatggcgctctctctctctaaatCTCTGTGTGTTTCTCCACTTAAAGTTCATTTGCATTAAGTATTTATGCACTTAAGGCTTCTACTAATTATActctcttttgctcttgcagttggcgctcatacagaccAAACATGTCATTGGAAGACTGCAGAAACTTTATCccaagcaaaagtttgaaatCCGTAAGTGAAAGTTTACGCTTGagattgttttgtttacatgtTTCGGTGAAAAGTGCATGTCATGCTTTGATCAGCGACgaatactactactactagttCAGCTATGCCCCCTATGGTTTCTAGTTTCATCATGACTCAATAGAATTAAAACATTTGGTTGTTATCTATGAAGCATTATTAGCTTATCACCAGTACGCCTAGTACAGATTTTATTTGATTCTTGCATTACGCATTTTTCAACGTTCCGCGCGTCATTTGCCAATTTTTACTTCAATGTCAATGCTTTTTCAtggtattttgttttatgcttttagtTAGCGAGGCATGCTTCAGATATAGATAAGAGGGGCCGGGCGTTTGCTTATCTTGAAGCAACGTGCTCTATTTATAAACCCCACTGGGTAAATTATGCAACAAGCTGAATTAGTTGAaatgtgtttattttcttCTGATAAGAGATTAACGGATTTTACATGCGCTGAAATTAAACCGGAACCAAACCAGAGACTTGCGCTAGGAAGAGCGGAGTATAGcggaaatattttttgctgatAAGCTCAGCTTAATAAATTGGACTTGACGCAGAAAGGGatattattaaacttattgGCCCAAATACTCGGCCAACAAGTCAAAGATCGCGTGCTATGGGtccaacaaatttgcaaattgcgtAATGCAGTGTTATAGATATAGTTAaaagttataataaaatataacctTCAGTCTAGTGTCTCTCTTATAAAGAgaagttaattgttaatcaaTTGTTGTATCATTGAGCGGCACGCAATCCGCACATCCTGTTTAGATACGCACTACCACCCCCACtagaaatatttgaatttatgaacACTTTAACTGATAAGCAAATTAGTTAGCACCATTTTGTGCCGTTAGAGGGGACTCAGCGATAGGGAAATTAGAACTCGTTTCGCTTtcatgttttgtttaattgaagaagacattaacatttttttt
The DNA window shown above is from Drosophila busckii strain San Diego stock center, stock number 13000-0081.31 chromosome 3L, ASM1175060v1, whole genome shotgun sequence and carries:
- the LOC108600165 gene encoding acyl carrier protein, mitochondrial isoform X2; this translates as MSFTQLARSCGRLAALSTVRIASGAQTQAARMMHLQRITMPAMVSQVSSQKLIVRCFSARNTMEEIQHRVLKVVCAYDKVTADKLNVNSHFINDLGLDSLDHVEVIMAMEDEFGFEIPDSDAEKLLKPADIIKYVADKEDVYE
- the LOC108600164 gene encoding augmin complex subunit msd5; its protein translation is MAADFNFGEFSVKFKQTFGDEGVDMRELLIKKSVMKPADFFDNMQQNMQKVASTITPTRELGTVGEFAELFRELDTYPNNLQRVPKKRELQRTNSSILKGNESTDQASPHVSTSNVSLNNISRHVEQRTASEVYKDFRKFQENLRQLKGKVSAQEKPQAALAAMLSQLHNFVQQLEKLMPCELDAPDAFTESEQANLLAIAANMEQLNFLHDNKLSLSQLANPRDSDAAFARLETLVDVLNYTLRQISCYNSI
- the LOC108600165 gene encoding acyl carrier protein, mitochondrial isoform X1 yields the protein MSFTQLARSCGRLAALSTVRIASGAQTQAARMMHLQRITMPAMVSQVSSQDSRCRWQTQAVRSYSAKPPLSLKLINERVLLVLKLYDKIDPSKLNVNSHFINDLGLDSLDHVEVIMAMEDEFGFEIPDSDAEKLLKPADIIKYVADKEDVYE
- the LOC108600165 gene encoding acyl carrier protein, mitochondrial isoform X3: MSFTQLARSCGRLAALSTVRIASGAQTQAARMMHLQRITMPAMVSQVSSQKLIVRCFSARNTMEEIQHRVLKVVCAYDKDSRCRWQTQAVRSYSAKPPLSLKLINERVLLVLKLYDKIDPSKLNVNSHFINDLGLDSLDHVEVIMAMEDEFGFEIPDSDAEKLLKPADIIKYVADKEDVYE
- the LOC108600163 gene encoding uncharacterized protein LOC108600163, with protein sequence MFLFIRSPMGSLGNNMRAVRDRLGDEFVAKLDELHLNALRTGLVSRADLQEAYRKARDMDTNSNRLSLLWLLGIIFFILVATPVFYETISFLLGVRCFLPNNNLVLEATRPIIDCAFCKSVSAPLILNNLTREQFSSYAYSSLPIIVKKAVAHWPAQHSLNYSYIKELYNRVPGSLDAVCQFQHFSSDLKTLRDVFKMSPKRADMSEGAPWFVGWSVCQPTVLAELRKLYPRPHFLPVDAEMPNTDFILMGYEQGAVMHLDYIPRLMWQAQLQGNKSWFLSPAPECDHQCQSFFFYVEPGDAVLVDTRIWYHANTIPRGQFSLTIQSEYG
- the LOC108600166 gene encoding augmin complex subunit msd1, with the translated sequence MSELLDEVTAVLEATRQTQDKAMVKIRDILDKSNSTLLHIESQNNLNSAYANDSQQQTNVYNLHPESQLALVKIFDNFQRIMGKYDKLQIYSAHNDCLVYRQRLENLESSARKLEVLYATVTQMKLDMEMHEQQKPIDQDDKENTDPED